From Pseudonocardia autotrophica, one genomic window encodes:
- a CDS encoding MFS transporter: MTAATLSGAEPRRSRVWAWGFWDWGSSGFQHIALTFVFSVYLTDAVGADLPGTISANSWLAWSTAAAGVLIALMAPVIGQSADRKGRRLRATGLWTALVVLSMIGMFWVRDDWTYLWLGLVLLGLASIFVELAAVSYYALMAQVSTPSTVGRVSGFGWALGYLGGIVLLLGVYLGFLSGDGGLFGVSTADGFDVRISVLVAAIWFAVFAAPMFFLLPETAPAVPGAPKLGVAGSYRKLLTDLRDLYRASPHTVYFLGASALYRDGLNAIFAFGGVLAVTVYGLDPGQVLLFGVAINVVSATGALVGGRLDDRYGPKAVVVGSLVGLVAVGIVLLLVSGPTMFWIFGLVLGLFVGPAQASSRSYLLRVCPEGREGQLFGLYATTGRAVSFLAPALIGLFTYVFGSDRAGTIGIVLVLALGLVALLPVRPPAPARDRAST, from the coding sequence GTGACCGCAGCAACACTGTCCGGGGCCGAACCCCGTCGATCCCGGGTATGGGCATGGGGCTTCTGGGACTGGGGTTCGTCGGGCTTCCAGCACATCGCCCTGACCTTCGTGTTCTCCGTCTACCTGACCGATGCGGTCGGGGCCGACCTGCCCGGCACGATCAGTGCGAACAGCTGGCTCGCCTGGTCCACCGCGGCCGCCGGGGTGCTGATCGCACTGATGGCGCCGGTGATCGGCCAGAGCGCGGACCGCAAGGGACGCAGGCTGCGGGCCACCGGGCTGTGGACCGCGCTGGTCGTGCTGAGCATGATCGGGATGTTCTGGGTCCGGGACGACTGGACCTACCTCTGGCTGGGGCTGGTGCTGCTCGGCCTGGCCTCGATCTTCGTCGAGCTGGCCGCGGTCTCGTACTACGCGCTGATGGCGCAGGTCTCGACGCCCTCGACGGTCGGCCGGGTGTCCGGCTTCGGCTGGGCTCTGGGCTACCTCGGCGGGATCGTGCTGCTGCTCGGCGTCTACCTGGGCTTCCTGTCCGGTGACGGCGGGTTGTTCGGGGTGTCCACCGCCGACGGGTTCGACGTTCGGATCTCGGTGCTGGTCGCCGCGATCTGGTTCGCCGTGTTCGCCGCGCCGATGTTCTTCCTGCTGCCGGAGACGGCGCCGGCCGTGCCCGGGGCGCCGAAGCTCGGCGTCGCAGGCTCCTACCGCAAGCTGCTCACCGACCTGCGCGACCTCTACCGGGCCAGCCCGCACACCGTGTACTTCCTCGGGGCCAGCGCGCTCTACCGGGACGGCCTGAACGCGATCTTCGCCTTCGGCGGGGTGCTCGCCGTGACGGTCTACGGCCTGGATCCGGGCCAGGTGCTGCTGTTCGGGGTGGCGATCAACGTCGTGTCGGCGACCGGAGCACTCGTCGGAGGCCGGCTCGACGACCGGTACGGACCGAAGGCCGTCGTGGTCGGGTCGCTGGTGGGTCTGGTCGCCGTAGGGATCGTGCTGCTGCTGGTGTCCGGGCCGACCATGTTCTGGATCTTCGGTCTGGTGCTGGGACTGTTCGTCGGCCCGGCGCAGGCGTCATCGCGCTCGTACCTGCTGCGGGTCTGCCCGGAGGGCCGGGAAGGCCAGCTGTTCGGTCTGTACGCCACGACGGGCCGCGCCGTGTCGTTCCTGGCGCCCGCGTTGATCGGTCTGTTCACCTACGTGTTCGGCTCCGACCGGGCGGGCACGATCGGAATCGTGCTGGTCCTGGCGCTGGGTCTGGTCGCGCTGCTGCCGGTGCGCCCGCCGGCACCCGCTCGGGACCGGGCAAGCACATGA
- a CDS encoding glycerophosphodiester phosphodiesterase family protein, translating to MTGPDDRHPYLAGPYPRAYAHRGWHLGELDGCENTLAAFVAAADHGLGYVELDVHASADGIPFVHHDPTLDRTTDATGRIDARPAAELDDVLVRGVSRAEPLPRLAGVLAALPGTRFTIELKSDAVVGPTLAALDEAGAWDRVCLGSFSDRRLAAARTAAGARLCTSMGQAAVTGLRARAYRVPERVLPPLSGTLAQVPPSFGPIPVASDRRFVEAAHASGREVHVWTVDEPAEMERLLDLGVDGLLSDRPDRLLEVLGRRAPR from the coding sequence GTGACCGGCCCGGACGACCGACACCCCTATCTCGCGGGCCCGTACCCGCGCGCCTATGCCCACCGCGGCTGGCACCTCGGTGAGCTGGACGGCTGCGAGAACACCCTCGCCGCGTTCGTCGCCGCCGCCGACCACGGCCTGGGCTACGTCGAGCTGGACGTGCACGCCAGCGCCGACGGCATCCCGTTCGTGCATCACGACCCGACGCTGGACCGCACCACCGACGCGACCGGGCGGATCGACGCCCGCCCTGCCGCCGAGCTCGACGACGTCCTGGTCCGGGGGGTGAGCCGCGCGGAGCCGCTCCCCCGGCTGGCCGGCGTGCTCGCCGCACTGCCCGGCACCCGGTTCACGATCGAGCTGAAGTCCGACGCCGTGGTCGGACCGACCCTCGCCGCGTTGGACGAGGCCGGTGCCTGGGACCGGGTGTGCCTGGGGTCGTTCTCCGATCGGCGGCTCGCCGCGGCCCGGACCGCTGCCGGGGCGCGGCTGTGCACGTCGATGGGGCAGGCCGCGGTGACCGGGTTGCGGGCGCGCGCCTACCGGGTGCCCGAGCGCGTGCTGCCGCCGCTGTCCGGCACGCTCGCCCAGGTCCCGCCGTCGTTCGGTCCGATCCCGGTGGCGTCCGACCGGCGGTTCGTCGAGGCCGCCCACGCGTCCGGCCGGGAGGTGCACGTCTGGACGGTCGACGAGCCGGCGGAGATGGAGCGACTGCTGGATCTGGGCGTCGACGGGTTGCTGTCCGACCGGCCGGACCGGCTGCTCGAGGTACTGGGCAGGCGGGCCCCGCGGTGA
- the ligD gene encoding non-homologous end-joining DNA ligase, translating to MPLEEYRRRRDPRRTPEPVPETDPAPSGPKPDGPGGGRFVVQEHHATALHWDLRLERDGVLVSWAVPKGLPEDSETVRMAVRTEDHPLEYLDFQGEIPRGEYGGGRMSVWDSGHYDTEKWTDREVAVVLHGARAAGRFVLLHRPGERRDRWLLRRTRAQPAGAPAPGAPLPRDLALAVPSPAQRLPAGADWQVRPVFGGRRVLVRSDGGRLTLCPVGDDGMPGDPIDPPGRLRELGPALGAGGHLLDAELTGRGELWIADVLHTGGRDVRALPLDDRRALLEALPLDGPQRRAAPLYPNAGAPLLDAVRAQGLPGVVAVRSGSAYPAGGAPSEDWREVPVGGSRSRGAQPDGHGRATLSNPHKVLYPATGTTKADVLGHYLAVAEAMLPHIDGRPATLKRWPDGVAASSFFEKNVSRHAPSWLRTARVGTPGGRSESADFAVIADAEGLAWAANLAALELHVPQWRLGARDARHPPDRVVFDLDPGEGTTVVDCCRVALRLRALLDDHGLPVYPSTSGGKGMQLYLPVRVSRPERTSEFAREVAERLAAEHPRETIAVMTRARRRGKVFVDWSQNNTAKTTIASYSLRGRELPTVATPLTWDEVAACREPGDLLFTIDDLPGRLDTHGDLMRPLIDTDGFRLPRGGAIAEVPG from the coding sequence GTGCCGCTGGAGGAGTACCGCCGCAGGCGCGACCCGCGGCGCACCCCGGAGCCGGTCCCGGAGACCGATCCGGCGCCGAGCGGTCCGAAGCCGGATGGCCCCGGCGGCGGTCGCTTCGTGGTCCAGGAGCACCACGCCACCGCGCTGCACTGGGACCTACGACTGGAACGCGACGGTGTGCTCGTCTCGTGGGCGGTGCCCAAGGGACTGCCGGAGGACTCGGAGACCGTGCGGATGGCCGTCCGTACCGAGGACCATCCGCTGGAGTACCTGGACTTCCAGGGCGAGATCCCGCGCGGCGAGTACGGCGGCGGGCGGATGTCGGTGTGGGACTCCGGCCACTACGACACCGAGAAGTGGACCGACCGCGAGGTGGCCGTGGTCCTGCACGGCGCGCGCGCCGCGGGCCGGTTCGTGCTGCTGCACCGGCCGGGTGAGCGCCGGGACCGCTGGCTGCTGCGGCGCACCCGGGCGCAGCCGGCCGGTGCGCCCGCGCCCGGTGCACCGCTCCCCCGCGATCTCGCACTCGCCGTCCCGAGCCCGGCACAGCGTCTCCCCGCCGGTGCGGACTGGCAGGTCCGGCCGGTGTTCGGTGGACGCCGCGTGCTGGTCCGCAGCGACGGCGGCCGGCTCACGCTGTGCCCGGTCGGCGACGACGGCATGCCCGGCGACCCGATCGACCCGCCCGGCCGGCTGCGCGAGCTGGGCCCGGCGCTCGGGGCGGGCGGGCACCTGCTCGACGCCGAGCTCACCGGGCGCGGTGAGTTGTGGATCGCCGACGTGCTGCACACGGGTGGGCGCGACGTCCGGGCACTCCCCCTCGACGACCGTCGCGCACTGCTGGAGGCGCTGCCGCTGGACGGCCCGCAGCGCCGTGCGGCCCCGCTGTACCCGAACGCGGGCGCACCGCTGCTCGACGCGGTGCGGGCACAGGGGCTGCCGGGGGTGGTCGCCGTCCGTTCCGGATCGGCCTACCCGGCGGGCGGTGCGCCCTCGGAGGACTGGCGGGAGGTTCCGGTGGGTGGATCGAGGAGCCGCGGAGCGCAGCCGGACGGCCACGGCCGCGCGACGCTGTCCAACCCGCACAAGGTGCTCTACCCGGCGACCGGCACCACGAAGGCCGACGTGCTCGGTCACTACCTGGCCGTCGCCGAGGCGATGCTGCCACACATCGACGGCCGTCCGGCGACCCTGAAGCGCTGGCCGGACGGGGTCGCCGCGTCGTCGTTCTTCGAGAAGAACGTCTCCCGGCACGCGCCGTCCTGGCTGCGTACCGCCCGGGTCGGGACGCCCGGCGGGCGATCGGAGTCGGCCGACTTCGCGGTGATCGCCGACGCCGAGGGCCTGGCCTGGGCGGCGAACCTGGCGGCGCTGGAGCTGCACGTGCCGCAGTGGCGCCTCGGCGCCCGGGACGCACGGCATCCGCCGGACCGGGTGGTGTTCGATCTCGACCCGGGCGAGGGGACGACGGTGGTGGACTGCTGCCGGGTCGCGCTGCGGCTACGTGCGCTGCTCGACGACCACGGGCTGCCGGTGTACCCGTCGACGTCCGGGGGCAAGGGGATGCAGCTCTACCTGCCGGTGCGGGTCAGCCGGCCGGAGCGGACCTCGGAGTTCGCCCGGGAGGTCGCCGAGCGGCTCGCCGCCGAACACCCGCGGGAGACGATCGCGGTGATGACCCGCGCGCGGCGCCGCGGGAAGGTGTTCGTCGACTGGAGCCAGAACAACACGGCGAAGACCACGATCGCGTCGTACTCGTTGCGCGGACGGGAGCTACCGACCGTCGCGACCCCGCTGACCTGGGACGAGGTGGCGGCCTGCCGTGAACCCGGGGACCTGCTGTTCACCATCGACGACCTGCCGGGACGGCTGGACACGCACGGGGACCTGATGCGTCCCCTGATCGACACCGACGGTTTCCGGCTCCCCCGTGGTGGCGCGATCGCCGAGGTGCCAGGCTGA